One part of the Arthrobacter sp. EM1 genome encodes these proteins:
- a CDS encoding MBL fold metallo-hydrolase, with translation MSRWLEAGPDNYVLTTQGSLLNTGLVVGSERALVIDTGSGPRQGREILDAVREKTQLPLVVVNTHAHHDHFFGNAVFAEAGATEFWAHENCAAEIAENGGSQRRAVVAGEPEMAAGEGGNTEIVVPNAIVKDQPVLLDLGGQSVTFFYLGCGHTDGDLLVGTATTLYAGDLVEHGSQPSFEDSYPEEWADALRHLSALRHRYEFLIPGHGEPCSDQFVKTMANTMTTAVRQATQATRETPDDATKAIPILPYGPVQSRWFIRRLQETRARR, from the coding sequence ATGTCACGATGGCTCGAGGCTGGCCCGGACAACTACGTCCTGACCACCCAAGGTTCCCTGCTCAACACAGGCCTGGTGGTCGGCTCTGAACGAGCCCTGGTGATCGACACCGGCAGCGGACCCCGGCAGGGACGCGAGATCCTTGACGCCGTGCGGGAAAAGACACAGTTGCCGCTTGTTGTTGTCAACACGCACGCCCATCATGATCACTTCTTCGGCAACGCCGTGTTCGCCGAAGCTGGCGCGACAGAGTTCTGGGCGCATGAGAACTGTGCTGCGGAAATCGCCGAGAACGGCGGCAGCCAGCGCCGCGCGGTTGTTGCCGGCGAGCCGGAAATGGCTGCCGGCGAGGGCGGCAACACCGAAATCGTCGTTCCCAACGCCATCGTTAAGGATCAGCCGGTCCTGCTGGACCTCGGCGGCCAAAGCGTTACGTTCTTCTACCTCGGGTGCGGTCATACGGACGGCGACCTGCTGGTGGGAACGGCCACCACACTTTACGCCGGTGACCTTGTGGAGCACGGCTCGCAGCCTTCTTTTGAGGATTCCTACCCGGAGGAGTGGGCCGACGCCCTCCGCCATCTCTCGGCGCTGCGCCACCGCTATGAGTTCCTGATCCCTGGCCACGGCGAGCCGTGCAGCGACCAGTTCGTCAAGACCATGGCCAACACCATGACCACGGCGGTGCGGCAGGCCACCCAGGCGACCCGGGAGACGCCGGACGACGCCACCAAGGCCATCCCCATCCTGCCCTACGGGCCGGTGCAGTCCCGCTGGTTCATCAGGCGCCTGCAGGAGACCCGGGCGCGCC
- a CDS encoding amino acid ABC transporter ATP-binding protein encodes MADETIIDVRDVHKTFVSETKPNLWQRLRGKPHVQKRVEVLKGVDLVVHRGETIAILGSSGSGKSTLLRCMNKLETIDAGRIYVNGHLIGYDERNGELVAEKASITAQKRTDIGFVFQHFNLFLNKTALGNVMAPLRDVKKLSAVEARAIAVPNLEMVGLGEKMDNYPSKLSGGQKQRVAIARALAMDPAVMLFDEPTSALDPELVGEVLAVIKKIAQQGTTMVIVTHEMQFARDIADRIVVMDQGVIVEEGPPARIFTDPQHPKTRALLSRSGILPA; translated from the coding sequence ATGGCTGACGAGACCATTATTGATGTCCGGGACGTCCACAAGACCTTCGTCTCGGAGACCAAGCCGAACCTGTGGCAGCGGCTCAGGGGCAAGCCCCACGTGCAGAAAAGGGTCGAAGTGCTCAAGGGCGTGGATCTCGTGGTTCACCGCGGCGAGACGATCGCCATCCTGGGGTCAAGTGGATCCGGCAAAAGTACCTTGCTGCGCTGCATGAATAAGCTCGAGACGATTGATGCCGGCCGTATCTACGTCAACGGACACCTGATCGGCTACGACGAACGCAACGGGGAACTGGTCGCCGAGAAAGCATCCATCACGGCCCAAAAACGGACCGACATTGGCTTCGTATTCCAGCATTTCAACCTGTTCCTGAACAAGACGGCCTTGGGAAATGTCATGGCGCCCCTCCGGGACGTCAAGAAGCTCTCAGCGGTCGAGGCCCGGGCGATCGCTGTCCCCAACCTGGAAATGGTGGGTCTGGGCGAGAAGATGGACAACTATCCCAGCAAGCTTTCAGGCGGCCAGAAGCAGCGGGTTGCGATTGCCCGTGCCCTCGCCATGGATCCTGCCGTGATGCTCTTCGATGAGCCGACCTCGGCGCTGGATCCCGAGCTGGTGGGGGAGGTCCTCGCTGTCATCAAGAAGATCGCCCAGCAGGGAACCACCATGGTGATCGTGACCCACGAGATGCAATTCGCCCGGGACATTGCGGACCGAATTGTCGTGATGGACCAGGGCGTCATCGTGGAGGAGGGGCCGCCGGCCCGTATTTTCACTGACCCGCAACATCCGAAAACCCGGGCGCTCCTGAGCCGCTCGGGCATCCTGCCAGCCTAG
- a CDS encoding amino acid ABC transporter permease, with product MDFINNTFAVFPALLQAVPVVIQLALGAMVLALVLGLLVALARISSLKILRAIATVYLEVIRGTPLLVQLVYIFFVLPSIGVSIEPVPAGILGLGLNYAAYLSEVFRSAILSVEHGQTEAALSLGYTPSKTLWKVVIPQSFVVSMGPIGNYFIAMIKDTALTSVIAVTEILKTANILNSQTFQTTAIYTAAAILYLIISLPLSRVVVVLERKARANG from the coding sequence GTGGACTTTATTAACAACACCTTCGCCGTGTTCCCAGCCCTCCTTCAGGCGGTTCCCGTTGTCATTCAACTGGCCCTCGGCGCCATGGTCCTGGCCCTCGTGCTCGGCCTGCTGGTGGCCCTGGCACGCATTTCCTCGCTCAAGATCCTTCGCGCTATCGCCACCGTCTACCTCGAGGTCATCCGCGGCACTCCGCTGCTGGTCCAGCTGGTCTACATCTTCTTTGTGCTCCCCAGCATCGGCGTCAGCATTGAGCCCGTGCCGGCCGGCATCCTCGGACTTGGGCTGAACTACGCTGCCTACCTGTCCGAGGTTTTCCGGTCCGCGATCCTGTCCGTGGAGCACGGCCAGACCGAGGCTGCGCTGTCCCTTGGGTACACCCCCAGCAAAACGCTGTGGAAGGTGGTTATTCCCCAGTCTTTCGTGGTCTCCATGGGGCCGATCGGCAACTACTTCATCGCCATGATCAAGGACACGGCACTGACCTCGGTGATTGCAGTGACCGAGATCCTGAAGACGGCCAACATCCTCAACAGCCAGACCTTCCAGACCACGGCCATCTACACCGCCGCGGCCATACTTTATCTGATTATCAGCCTTCCACTCTCGCGCGTTGTGGTAGTGCTTGAACGAAAGGCACGGGCCAATGGCTGA
- a CDS encoding ABC transporter substrate-binding protein, which produces MTKTKTLRTRFAALVPMGVAVALAMTACGSTGGASSGGGADQKTITIATSNDAPFSFTDQASGELKGIDGDMINAIAEAKGWKVKVFTSEFATLIAALNAKKADVIVDAMYITDDRKKQINFTDPWYTEGEAMVVPSDSTLTSRDDVKGKVLGAQTGTVFKDLVDSLGGSQVKLFDSQAALLAAVENKQVDAVFTDSAVIGYSLVQKPNPKLKLVSPYKPFYPGIIGAGVRKDDTQLLADLNSGLADLKKTPKYLEILKKYGLDDSNMSK; this is translated from the coding sequence ATGACTAAGACAAAAACGCTCCGCACCCGATTCGCCGCCCTCGTGCCGATGGGTGTTGCAGTCGCCCTGGCCATGACCGCCTGCGGCTCAACAGGCGGCGCAAGCAGCGGGGGTGGCGCCGACCAAAAGACCATCACCATCGCGACGTCCAACGATGCGCCATTCTCTTTTACCGACCAGGCCAGCGGAGAGCTCAAAGGCATCGATGGGGACATGATCAATGCCATCGCCGAAGCCAAAGGCTGGAAGGTCAAGGTCTTCACCTCCGAGTTCGCTACGCTGATCGCGGCGCTTAATGCCAAGAAGGCGGACGTGATCGTCGACGCCATGTACATCACCGATGACCGCAAGAAACAAATCAACTTCACCGATCCCTGGTACACCGAGGGTGAAGCCATGGTGGTCCCCTCCGATTCAACCCTGACCTCACGCGACGATGTAAAGGGAAAGGTCCTCGGCGCCCAGACCGGCACCGTATTCAAGGACCTGGTGGACAGCCTCGGTGGCAGCCAGGTTAAGCTTTTCGACTCGCAGGCAGCCCTGCTCGCCGCCGTGGAGAACAAGCAGGTTGATGCTGTTTTCACCGACAGTGCAGTGATCGGCTACAGCCTGGTCCAGAAGCCGAACCCGAAGCTGAAGCTCGTCTCCCCGTACAAGCCGTTCTACCCGGGCATCATCGGCGCCGGCGTCCGCAAGGATGATACCCAGTTGCTGGCGGACCTGAATTCCGGACTGGCAGATCTCAAGAAGACCCCCAAGTACCTTGAGATCCTCAAGAAGTACGGCCTGGACGACTCGAACATGAGCAAATAA
- the hisD gene encoding histidinol dehydrogenase: MQISSRDAAHIQGSFLVLKSPAIGGVPAQRLPDVVETVSAMLADIEANGMDAVLKYARHLDGWQGSNLELSQAALAKTGDGLSTELREALVASAERTRLFAVEQREHLSDFETELLPGVFVGQKYVPVGRVGAYLPAGRFPILASAFMTVGVAKAAGVRNVVACTPPAGPDGGNPAVLYAAYLAGVDRAFALGGVQAMAAMAFGLLDEQPADILVGAGNAYVTEAKRQLFGRVGIDLLAGPSEVAVIADETADAELVAADLLGQAEHGPQSPASLVTTSRELGEEVIRQIDKQLRTLATRDIAGPAWRDYGTVYVAEDRATAVEIMDLLAPEHLEIQTADDAYYHGNLRNYGSIFLGPWSTVAYSDKGSSGTNHVLPTGGGARSSAGLSVARFLKPLTFQRVEKDATPRLANYVTTISDAEGMAAHKATATLRLDRFIR, from the coding sequence ATGCAGATATCCAGCCGTGATGCGGCTCACATACAGGGCAGTTTCCTGGTCCTGAAGAGCCCGGCCATTGGCGGCGTTCCCGCCCAGCGGCTTCCCGACGTCGTGGAGACGGTGTCCGCGATGCTCGCTGACATTGAGGCCAACGGAATGGACGCCGTGCTTAAGTACGCTCGGCACCTCGACGGATGGCAGGGCTCCAACCTTGAACTTAGCCAGGCCGCTCTGGCTAAAACCGGCGACGGGCTCTCTACGGAACTGCGGGAGGCCCTGGTGGCCAGCGCAGAGCGGACCCGGCTATTTGCGGTGGAGCAGCGCGAACACCTCAGTGATTTTGAAACCGAGCTGCTCCCCGGCGTTTTTGTCGGCCAGAAGTACGTCCCCGTGGGGCGCGTTGGAGCGTATCTCCCCGCGGGAAGGTTCCCCATCCTGGCCAGTGCCTTTATGACGGTTGGGGTCGCCAAGGCGGCCGGCGTTCGCAACGTCGTGGCCTGCACCCCGCCTGCCGGGCCCGACGGCGGGAACCCCGCCGTCCTCTATGCCGCCTATCTGGCCGGCGTGGACCGGGCCTTCGCCCTCGGGGGTGTGCAAGCCATGGCCGCCATGGCCTTCGGGCTCCTGGACGAACAGCCAGCGGACATACTTGTCGGTGCCGGCAACGCCTACGTCACCGAGGCCAAGCGGCAACTCTTCGGTCGAGTCGGTATTGACCTGCTGGCGGGCCCGTCGGAAGTCGCCGTGATCGCCGACGAAACCGCCGACGCAGAGCTGGTTGCCGCCGATCTCCTCGGCCAGGCCGAACATGGCCCGCAGTCACCGGCGTCCCTGGTCACCACCTCACGCGAGCTGGGCGAAGAGGTGATCCGGCAGATCGACAAACAACTGCGGACGCTGGCCACCCGCGACATCGCCGGGCCGGCCTGGCGGGACTACGGCACCGTCTACGTGGCTGAAGACCGGGCAACGGCGGTGGAGATTATGGACCTCCTGGCGCCGGAGCACCTGGAAATCCAGACCGCCGACGACGCGTACTATCACGGGAACCTGCGCAACTACGGCTCCATCTTCCTGGGGCCATGGTCCACCGTGGCCTACTCGGACAAGGGCTCGTCCGGCACAAACCACGTACTTCCCACCGGCGGCGGTGCCCGGTCATCCGCCGGGCTCTCCGTGGCGCGCTTCCTCAAACCGCTCACTTTCCAGCGGGTCGAAAAAGACGCAACCCCGCGTCTGGCCAACTACGTCACAACGATTTCGGACGCCGAAGGCATGGCAGCCCACAAGGCCACCGCCACACTCCGCCTCGACCGCTTCATCCGATAG
- a CDS encoding LysR family transcriptional regulator — translation MTLAQLRAFLAAYELGSFTAAARKLETSQASVSELISRLEHELEHSLFIRGGRRLLPTTAAVELQVHALQSVTSFDNGVEALKSMSSLEGGVCTFGVLRYGAYYDLADLVQRFHRRYPKVKVRLIGLNSLAVAESVASGEIEAGLIVLPVAEAGLQVRPLFRDEVFYVSATRNPSRGPVTIEEFAESKLVLYDAFAGWRDPTRRQILERARLKGLKIDAAIEVEHVDTALGLVAAGAADSFVPHALVSAPGFPKNVHAVPFAEPLFDTIALVQREGAYLSPATRKMAQMAARTLLSKVPPGQDIRRATVR, via the coding sequence ATGACCCTTGCGCAACTACGGGCCTTCCTCGCCGCCTATGAGCTCGGTTCTTTCACCGCCGCGGCACGAAAGCTGGAAACAAGCCAGGCTTCCGTCTCCGAGCTCATCAGCAGGCTGGAACACGAGCTTGAGCACAGCCTCTTCATTCGGGGCGGGCGGCGCCTTCTTCCCACGACGGCTGCCGTTGAACTGCAGGTGCATGCGTTGCAGTCCGTCACCTCTTTCGACAACGGCGTGGAGGCACTGAAATCCATGTCTTCACTGGAAGGGGGCGTCTGCACGTTCGGCGTTCTGCGTTACGGCGCGTACTACGACCTGGCCGACCTGGTGCAGCGGTTTCACCGGCGCTACCCCAAGGTGAAGGTGCGCCTCATCGGACTGAACTCCTTGGCAGTGGCCGAGTCGGTGGCCTCCGGCGAAATTGAGGCCGGGCTGATCGTCCTGCCGGTTGCAGAGGCCGGCCTTCAGGTCAGGCCGCTTTTTCGTGACGAAGTTTTTTACGTGTCGGCTACCCGTAATCCATCGCGCGGCCCCGTGACCATTGAGGAATTCGCCGAGTCGAAGCTGGTGCTCTATGACGCCTTTGCCGGCTGGCGCGATCCCACCCGGCGGCAGATTTTGGAGCGTGCCCGGCTCAAGGGGCTGAAAATCGATGCGGCAATCGAGGTGGAACATGTCGATACCGCCCTGGGCCTGGTTGCCGCCGGCGCGGCCGACAGTTTTGTCCCCCACGCATTGGTTAGCGCGCCGGGTTTTCCGAAAAACGTTCACGCTGTCCCTTTTGCAGAACCATTGTTCGACACAATTGCCCTTGTCCAACGGGAGGGCGCCTATCTTTCCCCGGCAACACGGAAGATGGCGCAAATGGCAGCCCGGACCTTGCTGTCCAAAGTGCCGCCGGGCCAGGACATCAGGCGGGCAACTGTGCGCTAG
- a CDS encoding dihydrolipoamide acetyltransferase family protein: MSEPKVFLLPDLGEGLTEAELVSWLVKVGDDIRVDQPIAEVETAKSMVEVPSPYAGTVAVLHGEPGQTLDVGKPLISVMPVGAAPAVESAAATVAEPAATQDAAAETYREEEKAGSGNVLIGYGTPGGHGVARRTRASKRAVAQVPEAEKAADDLLLMRTRVPGKLGAVISPLVRRMARDHGVDLGDLQGSGASGLIMRRDVEAFIKPAPAVEPAGTSPVETPAVATDVATAITDTDARTGLGISGRTAVRGVRKAVAANMARSRSEIPEATVWVDVDATALVELRAALKNADPDHTPGLLAFIARFVTAGLKKFPELNSRIVSAGDTAGGAGQEIVAFDGVNLGFAAQTDRGLMVPSVRNADKLSARELDAEIRRLTGVVREGKATPAELGSGTFTLNNYGVFGVDGSAAIINHPEVGILGVGRIIDKPWVVNGELAVRKVTELTLTFDHRVCDGGTAGGFLRFVADAIENPGSVLADL; this comes from the coding sequence ATGAGCGAACCGAAAGTATTCCTCCTCCCGGACCTTGGTGAGGGCCTCACCGAAGCCGAACTGGTCAGCTGGCTCGTGAAGGTGGGCGACGATATCCGCGTCGACCAGCCGATCGCCGAAGTGGAGACGGCCAAGTCCATGGTCGAGGTGCCCTCCCCTTACGCCGGCACCGTCGCCGTGCTGCACGGCGAGCCGGGCCAGACGCTCGACGTCGGGAAGCCGCTGATCTCGGTGATGCCGGTTGGTGCGGCTCCCGCGGTTGAGTCTGCCGCAGCCACGGTGGCTGAGCCGGCCGCAACCCAAGATGCCGCGGCAGAGACCTACCGCGAGGAGGAGAAGGCCGGGTCCGGGAATGTCCTCATTGGCTACGGGACTCCGGGTGGGCATGGGGTTGCCCGGCGGACCCGGGCATCCAAGCGGGCTGTGGCGCAGGTGCCTGAGGCCGAGAAGGCTGCCGATGATCTGTTGCTTATGCGGACCCGGGTTCCCGGGAAGCTGGGGGCTGTGATTTCTCCGCTGGTCCGGCGGATGGCTCGGGACCATGGGGTTGATTTGGGGGATCTCCAAGGCTCGGGAGCCAGCGGGCTTATTATGCGCCGCGACGTTGAGGCGTTCATCAAGCCGGCGCCTGCGGTTGAGCCTGCCGGAACCAGCCCGGTCGAAACGCCGGCGGTAGCAACGGATGTGGCTACCGCGATCACGGACACGGATGCCCGCACGGGGCTTGGGATCTCCGGCCGCACGGCTGTCCGCGGCGTGCGCAAGGCCGTCGCGGCGAACATGGCGCGCAGCCGGTCCGAGATCCCGGAGGCCACGGTCTGGGTCGATGTCGACGCCACGGCGCTGGTGGAGCTGCGCGCCGCGCTGAAGAACGCCGACCCGGACCACACCCCGGGCTTGCTGGCGTTCATTGCCCGCTTTGTTACTGCCGGCCTCAAGAAGTTTCCGGAGTTGAACTCCCGGATCGTCAGCGCCGGGGACACCGCCGGTGGGGCCGGCCAGGAGATCGTGGCCTTCGACGGCGTCAACCTCGGTTTCGCGGCCCAGACCGACCGCGGCCTGATGGTGCCGTCCGTGCGCAACGCAGACAAACTCAGCGCCCGCGAACTGGACGCCGAAATCCGGCGGCTCACCGGCGTCGTCCGCGAGGGCAAGGCAACCCCCGCGGAACTGGGCAGCGGCACGTTCACGCTGAACAACTACGGCGTCTTTGGGGTCGACGGCTCGGCCGCGATCATCAACCACCCCGAGGTAGGCATCCTCGGCGTCGGGCGGATCATCGACAAGCCCTGGGTAGTTAACGGCGAACTCGCCGTGCGCAAGGTCACCGAGCTGACGCTCACCTTCGACCACCGCGTCTGCGACGGCGGAACCGCCGGCGGCTTCCTGCGTTTTGTGGCCGACGCGATCGAGAACCCGGGGTCGGTACTGGCCGATTTGTGA
- a CDS encoding transketolase C-terminal domain-containing protein, producing MSPTITTSSEANGNVSAATAQAAETAAVKAEQTGPQTITLAKALNAAMADAMHADASVLVFGEDVGMLGGVFRITDGLTKTFGRSRCFDTPLAESGIVGMAVGMAMNGMRPVIEMQFDAFAYPAFEQIVSHVAKMHNRTKGGVKLPMVIRVPYAGGIGGVEHHCDSSEAYYAHTAGLKVFTPATVADGYRMLREAIDSDDPVMFMEPKKLYWSKDQVDLDALRAEHAANTERGTSSEGRAAVARPGTDATLIAYGPSVPTALAAAAAAAEEGRSLEVIDVRSIVPFDDETVCASVRKTGRAVVIAEAHGFASVASEIVARVQERCFHHLAAPIRRVTGFDVPYPAPKLEHYYLPGVDRILDAVDDLQWEN from the coding sequence ATGAGCCCCACCATCACCACCTCGTCCGAGGCGAACGGCAACGTCAGCGCCGCGACCGCTCAGGCCGCGGAAACGGCAGCGGTCAAGGCCGAGCAGACCGGCCCGCAGACCATTACCCTGGCCAAGGCACTGAATGCCGCCATGGCCGACGCCATGCATGCCGACGCCTCGGTCCTGGTCTTCGGCGAGGACGTTGGTATGCTCGGCGGCGTCTTCCGCATCACCGACGGTCTGACCAAAACCTTCGGCAGGAGCCGCTGCTTCGACACCCCGCTGGCCGAGTCCGGCATTGTCGGCATGGCCGTGGGCATGGCGATGAACGGCATGCGCCCGGTCATCGAGATGCAGTTCGACGCCTTCGCCTACCCGGCGTTCGAACAGATCGTCAGCCACGTTGCCAAGATGCACAACCGCACCAAGGGCGGCGTGAAGCTGCCCATGGTCATCCGGGTTCCCTACGCCGGCGGCATCGGGGGAGTGGAGCACCACTGTGATTCCTCCGAGGCCTACTACGCCCACACCGCCGGGCTTAAGGTCTTCACCCCGGCCACTGTGGCGGACGGCTACCGGATGCTCCGCGAGGCCATCGATTCCGATGATCCGGTGATGTTTATGGAGCCGAAGAAGCTCTACTGGTCCAAGGACCAGGTGGACCTGGACGCGCTCCGGGCCGAACATGCCGCGAACACCGAACGCGGCACGTCCTCGGAAGGCCGCGCCGCCGTCGCCCGCCCCGGCACCGACGCGACGCTGATCGCGTATGGACCGTCCGTCCCGACGGCGCTGGCTGCTGCTGCCGCCGCCGCCGAGGAAGGCCGCTCGCTGGAAGTGATCGACGTCCGCTCGATTGTGCCCTTCGACGACGAGACGGTCTGCGCCTCGGTCCGCAAGACCGGCCGCGCGGTGGTTATCGCCGAAGCGCACGGCTTCGCCTCGGTGGCCTCCGAGATCGTGGCCCGGGTCCAGGAACGCTGTTTCCACCACCTCGCCGCGCCGATCCGCCGGGTCACGGGCTTTGATGTGCCGTACCCGGCGCCCAAGCTTGAGCACTACTACCTGCCCGGCGTGGACCGTATCCTCGACGCCGTTGACGACCTCCAGTGGGAGAACTGA
- the pdhA gene encoding pyruvate dehydrogenase (acetyl-transferring) E1 component subunit alpha encodes MTISADHPAQPAAQDQMAGAANEAVRKFGITVEDYMLPARHQIQMVGPDGTLNPHTEQGTQPGHEYSLPGGAELLAAYEQLVVGRRVNDQNSALVRQGRMAVYPSSHGQEACQVAAALCLSDGDWMFPTYRDSVAVMARGVDPVQTMTLFRGDWHGGYNPAEHKVGIQCTPLTTQLLHGVGVAHAAKLRGEDTVVLAMCGDGATSEGDFHEALNFAAVFHLPVVFFVQNNQYAISVPLAHQSVAPSLAHKAVGYGMAGERVDGNDVVALLAVLGRAVKLAREGSGPLLVEAHTYRMQAHTNADDATRYRQDSEVAEWVAKDPLSRMKTYLTDRGLLDDGRTAAIAEKAEAVATQLREGLSEEVPVDPQDLFKYVFSTPTPQLKEQSAMLADELARDAASATEAAK; translated from the coding sequence ATGACGATCTCCGCAGACCACCCTGCGCAGCCCGCAGCGCAGGACCAGATGGCAGGCGCGGCCAATGAGGCCGTGCGCAAATTCGGCATCACGGTCGAGGACTACATGCTGCCCGCCCGGCACCAGATCCAAATGGTGGGTCCGGACGGCACACTGAACCCCCACACCGAGCAAGGCACCCAGCCCGGCCACGAGTACAGCCTGCCGGGCGGGGCGGAACTGCTGGCCGCCTACGAGCAGCTCGTCGTCGGGCGCCGCGTCAACGATCAGAACTCAGCCCTCGTCCGGCAGGGCAGGATGGCCGTCTACCCCTCCAGTCACGGCCAGGAGGCCTGCCAGGTCGCAGCGGCACTCTGCCTGTCCGACGGCGACTGGATGTTCCCCACCTATCGTGACTCCGTGGCCGTGATGGCACGCGGTGTGGATCCCGTCCAGACCATGACGCTGTTCCGCGGCGACTGGCACGGCGGCTACAACCCCGCCGAGCACAAGGTCGGTATCCAGTGCACCCCGCTGACCACCCAGCTCCTGCACGGCGTCGGCGTCGCCCACGCCGCCAAACTCCGCGGCGAGGACACCGTTGTCCTGGCCATGTGCGGGGACGGCGCCACCAGCGAAGGCGACTTCCACGAGGCACTGAACTTCGCGGCCGTCTTCCACCTGCCGGTTGTGTTCTTCGTCCAGAACAACCAGTACGCGATCTCCGTGCCGCTCGCGCACCAGTCGGTTGCACCGTCGCTCGCCCACAAGGCCGTGGGTTACGGGATGGCCGGCGAACGGGTGGACGGCAACGACGTCGTGGCCCTCCTCGCGGTGCTGGGCCGGGCGGTCAAGCTGGCCCGGGAAGGCTCCGGACCGCTGCTTGTCGAGGCCCACACGTACCGGATGCAGGCCCACACCAACGCCGACGACGCCACCCGCTACCGGCAGGACAGCGAGGTCGCCGAATGGGTGGCGAAAGACCCGCTGAGCCGGATGAAGACCTACCTGACGGACCGGGGACTGCTCGATGACGGCCGCACCGCCGCTATTGCAGAGAAGGCCGAAGCCGTTGCCACGCAGCTGCGCGAAGGACTCAGCGAGGAGGTCCCCGTCGATCCGCAGGACCTGTTCAAATACGTCTTCTCTACTCCCACTCCCCAGTTGAAGGAGCAGTCCGCAATGCTCGCCGACGAACTCGCCCGGGACGCCGCATCAGCGACGGAGGCCGCGAAATGA
- a CDS encoding Lrp/AsnC family transcriptional regulator: MAEDGADQAAVPLDDVDRNIIAELTRDGRMSVTQVAENVHISRAHAYTRIARLTGEGVLTKFTALVDPIKAGLKSSAYVTLKVRQHSWRELRELLRAIPEVHHIALVGGDFDVILLVRAVDNIDLRRVIFDQLQSMPGVLDTQTFLVFEDVDTR, encoded by the coding sequence ATGGCAGAGGACGGGGCGGACCAGGCCGCGGTGCCCTTGGATGATGTGGACCGGAACATCATCGCGGAACTGACCAGGGACGGGCGGATGTCCGTCACGCAGGTCGCGGAGAATGTCCACATCTCCCGGGCCCACGCCTACACACGGATTGCCCGGCTGACCGGCGAGGGTGTGCTGACCAAGTTCACGGCACTGGTCGACCCGATTAAGGCCGGCCTGAAGTCCTCGGCCTACGTCACCCTGAAGGTCCGCCAGCATTCCTGGCGGGAACTGCGGGAACTGCTGCGCGCCATTCCAGAGGTGCACCACATCGCCTTGGTGGGTGGCGACTTCGATGTCATCCTGCTGGTGCGCGCCGTGGACAATATCGATCTGCGCCGGGTGATCTTCGACCAGCTGCAGTCCATGCCAGGGGTGCTGGACACACAGACGTTTTTGGTGTTTGAGGATGTCGATACGCGGTAG
- the galU gene encoding UTP--glucose-1-phosphate uridylyltransferase GalU — translation MTLGKPVTKAVIPAAGLGTRFLPATKAMPKEMLPVVDQPAIQYVVEEAVRAGLTDLLMITGRQKRALEDHFDREPSLERALELKGDREKLAAVQHASALGPLYYVRQGDPRGLGHAVLCARQHIGAEPFAVLLGDDLIDERDELLSTMIEVQARTGGSVVALIEVDPAEISAYGCADVSVIDGEDHVRVNRLVEKPSIADAPSNLAVIGRYVLHPAVFDVLEETGPGRGGEIQLTDALQTLATSNCEGGGVSGVVFKGRRYDTGDKLSYLKAVISIASERVEFGEELKAWMKAFVN, via the coding sequence ATGACTTTGGGGAAACCGGTAACTAAGGCTGTCATTCCTGCCGCCGGACTGGGAACACGCTTTCTGCCCGCCACCAAAGCCATGCCGAAGGAAATGCTCCCGGTAGTCGACCAGCCGGCCATCCAGTATGTCGTGGAGGAAGCCGTCCGCGCCGGGCTGACGGACCTGCTGATGATTACCGGCCGGCAGAAGCGCGCCCTCGAGGACCACTTTGACCGGGAGCCCAGCCTGGAACGTGCCCTGGAACTAAAGGGTGACCGGGAGAAACTGGCGGCCGTTCAGCACGCATCCGCCCTGGGGCCGCTTTACTATGTGCGCCAGGGAGACCCTCGGGGACTCGGCCACGCCGTCCTGTGTGCCCGTCAGCATATCGGCGCGGAGCCCTTCGCCGTGCTGCTGGGCGATGATTTGATTGACGAGCGCGATGAGTTGCTGAGCACCATGATCGAGGTGCAGGCCCGGACGGGCGGCTCGGTGGTTGCCCTGATCGAGGTGGATCCCGCCGAAATCAGCGCTTACGGCTGCGCAGACGTCTCGGTCATCGACGGCGAAGACCATGTGCGGGTTAACCGGCTGGTGGAAAAACCCTCGATCGCCGATGCGCCCTCCAACCTTGCCGTGATCGGCCGCTACGTCCTGCACCCGGCGGTGTTTGACGTGCTGGAGGAAACAGGACCCGGCCGCGGCGGAGAAATCCAGCTCACGGACGCGCTGCAGACGTTGGCCACCTCAAACTGCGAGGGCGGCGGGGTCAGCGGAGTGGTCTTCAAGGGCCGCCGCTATGACACCGGCGACAAGCTCAGCTACCTGAAGGCGGTCATCTCGATTGCCTCGGAACGGGTCGAATTCGGCGAGGAGCTCAAAGCCTGGATGAAGGCCTTCGTTAACTGA